Proteins encoded together in one Gemmatimonadota bacterium DH-78 window:
- a CDS encoding BatA and WFA domain-containing protein, which translates to MSFLNPLFLLAATAIAVPLALHLFHRQETRRVVFPALRYLLRTEKEHARRIRLRQLLLLLVRCAIILLLALAGARLVVSGRGAAHPPTAVVVILDNSLSSGRVLGEDRVLDRLQTAALDGLSAATSEDRVWVLRAGEPWDVAVPGTPDQARVRIRTTEMSAGRGDLSSALRRARQLVADADMAGGEIHIVSDLQASAFDAASDPAGETTDAADDPDIPVLVWAGLDAPDAPNRYLQEAAIGGGLPPLANNRTEIAVTLAGGDPEGDEVPVRLFIDDRVRGAAEVRPGGSTVLPVGPFSPGWVSGWVEADPDALRDDDRRWFAVPVRPPPTVALGGEGGPFVGSALDVLTDAGRAIRSGTGTADVVIAPGGAGFVTGTTARTVVIAPADAALLPAVNRRLADAGIDWRFEADEGSGEAGIAESQVPVDIESVRVRQRYRLTAPAGTPGQVLVRLSDGAPWIIALDDGRAPVLLIASPLDERASTLPVDAAMIPLVEWIVTGWGAGGGRPALRVGEALPLSSAVTEVETPDGERLPVDGSLELRTTRTAGIYRALRGDSLVELLAVNPPVRESLLTPLTDDAAEVLIGSDAEWVDDPGDWSGATFTRRQGYESWRVLLALALLLLLLESWIAASGGRQPRTATAPAPNPT; encoded by the coding sequence ATGAGCTTTCTCAACCCGCTCTTCCTGCTGGCCGCGACGGCGATCGCGGTGCCGCTGGCCCTGCACCTCTTCCACCGCCAGGAAACGCGCCGGGTGGTGTTCCCCGCCCTGCGCTACCTGCTCCGCACCGAGAAGGAGCACGCCCGCCGGATCCGGCTGCGCCAGCTCCTGCTGCTGCTCGTGCGCTGCGCCATCATCCTGCTTCTGGCCCTGGCCGGCGCGCGGCTGGTGGTGTCGGGTCGCGGTGCCGCGCATCCGCCGACGGCGGTGGTCGTGATTCTCGACAACTCGCTGAGCTCGGGGCGGGTGCTCGGAGAGGACCGCGTGCTCGACCGCCTCCAGACGGCCGCACTCGATGGGCTGTCGGCCGCCACCTCCGAGGACCGGGTGTGGGTGCTCCGGGCCGGTGAGCCCTGGGATGTGGCCGTACCCGGCACCCCCGACCAGGCGCGCGTGCGCATTCGCACGACCGAGATGTCGGCCGGCCGCGGCGATCTGTCGTCCGCGCTGCGCCGGGCGCGGCAGCTCGTGGCCGACGCCGACATGGCCGGCGGCGAGATCCACATCGTCTCCGACCTGCAGGCCTCGGCCTTCGACGCGGCCTCCGACCCTGCGGGCGAGACCACCGACGCGGCCGACGACCCCGACATTCCCGTGCTCGTCTGGGCCGGGCTCGACGCCCCCGACGCCCCCAATCGCTACCTGCAGGAGGCGGCCATCGGCGGCGGGCTCCCGCCCCTCGCCAACAACCGCACCGAGATCGCGGTCACCCTCGCCGGCGGCGACCCCGAGGGCGACGAGGTGCCGGTGAGGCTCTTCATCGACGACCGGGTGCGGGGAGCCGCCGAGGTGCGCCCGGGCGGCTCGACCGTGCTGCCGGTGGGCCCCTTCTCGCCCGGCTGGGTGTCGGGCTGGGTGGAGGCCGACCCCGACGCCCTGCGCGACGACGACCGCCGCTGGTTCGCGGTGCCGGTGCGCCCGCCCCCGACGGTCGCGCTGGGCGGCGAGGGTGGTCCCTTCGTGGGCTCGGCCCTCGACGTGCTCACCGACGCAGGGCGAGCCATTCGCTCGGGTACGGGCACCGCCGACGTGGTGATCGCCCCGGGCGGCGCGGGCTTCGTGACCGGCACCACGGCGCGCACCGTGGTGATCGCTCCGGCCGACGCCGCCCTGCTCCCCGCCGTGAACCGCCGGCTCGCCGACGCGGGCATCGACTGGCGCTTCGAGGCCGACGAGGGCAGCGGCGAGGCGGGCATCGCCGAGAGCCAGGTGCCGGTGGACATCGAGTCGGTGCGGGTGCGGCAGCGCTACCGGCTCACCGCGCCGGCCGGCACCCCCGGCCAGGTGCTGGTGCGTCTCTCCGACGGCGCGCCCTGGATCATCGCCCTCGACGACGGCCGCGCCCCCGTGCTGCTGATCGCCTCGCCCCTCGACGAGCGGGCCTCCACCCTGCCGGTCGATGCGGCCATGATCCCCCTGGTGGAGTGGATCGTCACCGGCTGGGGGGCCGGCGGCGGACGCCCCGCGCTGCGGGTGGGCGAGGCGCTCCCCCTGTCGAGCGCCGTGACCGAGGTGGAGACCCCCGACGGCGAGCGACTGCCGGTGGACGGCTCGCTCGAACTGCGCACCACCCGCACGGCCGGCATCTATCGCGCCCTGCGCGGAGATTCGCTCGTCGAGCTGCTCGCGGTGAATCCGCCGGTTCGGGAGTCGCTGCTCACCCCGCTCACCGACGACGCGGCCGAGGTGCTGATCGGCTCCGACGCCGAGTGGGTGGACGACCCGGGCGACTGGTCCGGGGCAACGTTCACCCGCCGTCAGGGCTACGAATCGTGGAGGGTGCTGCTCGCGCTCGCACTCCTCCTCCTTCTGCTGGAGAGCTGGATCGCGGCGTCCGGAGGCCGACAGCCCCGCACCGCGACCGCGCCCGCTCCGAATCCGACGTAG